In Mesorhizobium sp. J428, the genomic window CCTATGCGCTCTGCCGACCGCCCGGCCACCACGCTTTCGCCGACGTCGCCGGCGGCTTCTGCTTCATCAACAATTCGGCCGTCGTGGCGCAGCATCTGCGCAAGGATGCCGCCCGGGTCGCGATCCTCGACGTGGACCTGCACCACGGCAACGGCACGCAAGGCATCTTCTATGCCCGTCCCGACGTGCTGACCGTGTCGCTGCATGTCGATCCGGTGCGCTTCTACCCATTCTTCTGGGGCCATGTCGACGAGCGCGGCAAGGATGCGGGGCTCGGCTACAACCTCAACCTGCCGCTTCCCCGCAAGACGGCGGACGACGGCTTCCTCGAAGCACTCGACGCCGGCCTGAAGCGCATCCGCGCCTTCGCGCCGGAGGCGCTGGTGGTGGCGCTCGGGCTCGACGCTTTCGAGGGTGATCCGTTCGGCGGCCTGTCGGTCTCGACCCCCGGCTTCGCGAAGATTGCGGAGAAGATCGCAGGCCTCGGCCTGCCGACCGTCATCGTCCAGGAGGGCGGCTATCTCTGCGACGAGCTGGGCGACAACCTGACCTCGTTCCTGACGGGGTTCGGTGAGCGACAAGGTTGAAACGCTGTTCGCCTTCGAGCCATAACTGCGACCGCCAATGGGTCCCGGCTGACCTCCGGTCGCCGGGATGACGTCGCGCTAAATCTCCCGCAAAGAGCACTCAGGCGGCGGTAGGGACTTCCGCGCGCATCCACGCGTCGAGGGCCGCCGTTTGCGTGGCGTCCATGTGCAGGCCGCGCTTGGTGCGGCGCCAGAGCACGTCGTCGGCGGTCTGGGCCCATTCGTGGCCGATGAGGTAGCGCACCTCCGCTTCGGTCAAGTCGCCGCCAAAGTCGCGGCCGAGGTCGGCGAGGGAGCGGGCGTCACCGAGCAGAACCTTTGCCCGCGTGCCGTAGAGGCGGGTGAGACGACGTGCCAGGCGGGCGTCGAGGAAGGGGTAGTCGCGAGACAGTGCGGCGACCTGCGCGTCGAAGCCGGTGGCCGGGAAATCGCCGCCGGGCAGCGGCGCGCCGGCGGTCCACGGCCTGCCCTTCTTCCCGAGGAAATGCTCGATCTTCTCCAGCATGGATTCGGCGAGCCGGCGGTAGGTGGTGATCTTGCCGCCGAAGGCGTTGACGAGCGGCGGCTCGCCATGGCCACCCTCGGCCTTCAGCACGTAGTCGCGCGTCGCCTCCTGCGCCTTGGATGCACCGTCGTCATAGAGCGGGCGCACGGCCGAATAGGTCCAGACGATGTCCTCGCGCCGCACCGGCTCGGCGAAATATTCGCTGGCCGCCGCGCAGAGATAGTCGATCTCCTTGTCGGTGATCGCCACCTTGGCGAGGTCGCCCTGATAGTCCTGGTCGGTGGTGCCGATGAGGGTGAAGTCGTCTTCGTAAGGGATTGAAAAGATGATGCGTCCGTCGCGGTTCTGGAAGAAGTAGGCGCGCAGGTCGGAGAACTTCTTGCGGACGACGATGTGGCTGCCCTGGACGAGGCGGACATTGTGGACATCGTTCTGGCCGACGGATCCCGACAGCACATTGTCGACCCAGGGGCCGGCGGCGTTGACCAGAAGCTTCGCACGGACTTCCTCGGTCGCGCCCGAGCGCGTGTCCGCGACCGTGACGCGCCACAGGCCGCCGTCACGGCGGGCACTGGTGACCTTCGCGCGGGTGCGGATGGTGGCGCCGCGATCGGCGGCATCGCGCGCATTGAGCACGACGAGGCGGGCGTCGTTGACCCAGCCGTCGGAATATTCGAACGCCTTGCTGAACAGCGGCTTCAGCGGCTTGCCGGCCGGATCGGTGCGCATGTCGAGTGTGCGGGTGGCCGGCAGCAGCTTGCGGCCGCCGATATGGTCGTAGAGGAACAGGCCGAGCCGGATCATCCAGGCGGGGCGGATGCCCTTGGCGTAGGGCAGCACGAAGCGCATCGGCCGGATGATGTGCGGCGCCATCTTCCACAGCACCTCGCGCTCCATCAACGCCTCGCGCACGAGACGGAACTCGTAATATTCGAGATAGCGCAGGCCGCCATGGATCAGCTTGGTCGAGCCGGAGGAGGTGCCGCTGGCGAGATCGTTCATCTCGGCGAGGTAGACCGAGTAGCCGCGCCCCACCGCGTCGCGCGCGATGCCGCAGCCGTTGATGCCGCCGCCGATGACGAAGATGTCGTGGACCACGCCGCTCATGGGTTCCTCCAGCGCTTTCGCAGGAAGCCGTTCTTGCGGATTTCGAAAGCCGTTCGGATTATTTCGAACCATAAACGAATGTCAAACGAAATGCCACATTGATAGGCGCGCGACATTGTCTCACGCCGGCGAGACCGCCGCAGCGCATGTGAGAGCTGTAGAGGTTCGCTATGCGACCGAAATCGTGTCGAGCGCCGCGCGCAGTGGGGAATTGAGCGGCTTTGGGCGGCGGGTCTGGCGGTCGACATAGACGTGGACGAAGAACCCTTCGGCCGCGGCGACGTCCTCCTCGTTGCGGAACAGGCCGACCTCGTAGCGCACCGAGGACGAGCCGATCTGCGCGACGCGGATGCCCGCGGTCACCACGTCGGGAAAGGCGAGTTCGCCGAAATAGCGGCAGCCGGTCTCGACCACGAGGCCGATCTGGTCGCCGCCATGGATGTCGAGCACCTTGTTCTCGATCAGCCAGCCGTTCACGGCGGCGTCGAACAGCGAGTAGTGGACCACATTGTTCATGTGGCCGTAGATGTCGTTGTCCATCCAGCGCGTGGTGAGCGTGCGGAAGGTGCGGTAGGCGCTGCGCTCGGAGGGAACGGGCCGCGTCATCACCAGGCCGCCCGGTAGATCGTCAGCGCATCCGCCTCCTGCACCTCGCGCGGATTGTTGACCAGGAGGCGCTGCTGCTTCATCGCGTCGGAGGCCATCTTGGCGAGATGTTCCTCGCCGATGCCGACTTCGCGCAGCTTCGTCTGCATGCCGAGCTTCTTCGACAGGGCGGCGAGCTCCTCGATGAAGGCGGCGCAGCGGCCCTGCGTGCCCTCCTCCCTTGCCAGATGCGGGAAGGCATCCGCCGCGATCTCGGCATAGAGATGCGCGGCATCCGGCGCGTTGTAGCGCAGCACATGCGGCAGGACGAGCGCGTTGGAGAGGCCGTGCGGGACGTGGAACGTGCCGCCGATCGGATAGGCGAGCGCGTGCACCGCCGCGACCGGCGAATTGGCGAAGGCCTGGCCGGCGAGCATCGAGCCGAGCAGCATCGCGCCGCGGGCGGCAACGTCCTCGCCGTTGAACACGGCGGTCTCGATGTTGGCGCCGAGGAGCTGCAGCGCCTGCTTCGCCAGCATCCTCGACAGCGGATTGTTGTTGGCGCTCTTCGAGGCATAGGCCTCGATCGCATGCACCATCGCGTCAACGCCGGTGGCGGCGGTGATGGCGGCAGGCAGGCCGAGCGTGAGTTCGGCGTCGAGGATCGCGACATCGGGCAAAATGACGGGAGACGACACGCCGCGCTTCTCTTCCTCGCCGACGGTGATGATCGAAACGGGAGTGACCTCCGATCCGGTTCCGGCCGTGGTCGGCACCAGCGCCAGCGGCAGGCGCGGCCCCTTGGCCTGGGCGACACCCCAGGCGCCGTCGAGATCCTCGCCCGAGCCGAGCAGGAGTGCGACAAGCTTGGCCACGTCGAGCGACGAGCCGCCGCCGAAGCCGGCGACGCCGGTGACACCGGCCACCCTGCCCGCTTCCACCGCCTTCATCAGCGTCGCGCGCGACGGGTCGGCTTCGACCTGGTCGAACACGGTGACGATCGCCCCCGCCGCTTCGAGCGAAGCGATCGCGGGATCGGCGAGGCCGAGCCTGCGCAGGCCGGGATCGGTCACCACCAGCACCTTCGGCCCGAGCCTCCTGCCCGCGATCTCGCCGAAGCGCCGCGACGAACCGGCCTCGAAGACGATCGACGGCGTTGTGTTGAATACGAAGGGGGTCATGCTGTTCCTCCACGGTCTGCGCTGGCGGCGGCCGCGCATGGCTGGCATAGGAGGGACCAGGTTTTCAAGTCCGTCCCGATCGGATAGAAGGGGCCAGGGGACGACCCCTTGCGAAATTCACATGGATGGGACGACCCGTCCCGCAAGGAGCATCCCATGCACTGGACCTACCTTTTCTTCGCCGGCCTGTTCGAAATCGGCTGGGCGATCGGCCTTAAATACACCGAAGGCTTCACCCGCCCGCTGCCGACCGTGCTGACCGTCGCCTCGATGGTGATTAGCCTCGGCCTTCTCGGCCTCGCGCTGAAATCGCTGCCCGTCGGCACCGCCTATGCGGTCTGGACCGGCATCGGCACGATCGGCACCGCCATCCTCGGCATCGCCCTTTTCGCCGAGCCCGCGACCTTTGCCCGCCTCGCCTGCATCGGCCTGATCGCGGCCGGAATTATCGGGTTGAAAACGGTCGCCTGAGATTGACTCAAAGACTTTTTGGAGTCCGTCGCTTGACGCGAGTCGCCAGTCATGAAATCTCTGCAAATCAGCGAAGCAGTGCTGCTTCGCTGACCAGTGAGCGAGAAGCGGGCACCAGCCCGCGCAGCCGCAAATAGCGTGTGTTCACCGAGTTGGGCAACGCGCCGGGCGACCGGCGCGAATGGGAAGTCGTGCGCGGCGGGGCACGGCATCCATCTCCCCGAGGCCGGAAGAGCCGAAGGGAACAGGATTGGGTACGCGCCGGGAACGGCCGGGGGAATGACGATAGCAATTCTGGATGGCGCGATCCGCCATCCGCAAGGAGCGAATCCGGAGCAGCTGCGCGATTGGTCGATACCTTCTCTCGACCATCTGAGCGGCTCCCTCACACGAAGCCTTCTGTCGCGCTCGATGCGCGACCTGTGCGCGAGCATCGGAGCCGAGCAGTTCTGCCTCGCCGACATGTCCCGCAGCCATGCGGAAGAGCCGCCGCGGGTCCTGTGCTCCAACTGGTCCTACGACGCGGTCGAGATCATCGGGTACCGCCTCGATCGAACTGCTGTACCAGAGCCCGTTCGCAGCCTCGCCCGGCGAGACGCCCGTTGCCTTTGAGACGGCGTTCCCGGAGCGGACGCCGCGCGTCGTCGACGAAACGGTGGCGCTGCGCCTGATCGAATTCGGCCACGCAGAAGTGTTCCTGCTCAGGCTGCGCGCCGGCCTGCGGCGGGGCGTGTGCCTGTTCTCCGCCCCCGTGCAGGGCATGATCCGGCGCGAGGCGCTGCCGAAAGCACATCTGCTCGCGAACTACCTGATGTCGCGCTATTGCGAGGAGGTGGGCGACGCGGCGAGCGATCCGCTGTCCGAGCGCGAGCGCGAATGCCTGTTCTGGGTGTCGGAAGGCAAGACGACCGACGAGATCGCGCTGATCCTCGGCGTCTCGGGCAACACGGTCAACAAATACATCGTCAGCTCGATCCAGAAGCTCTCGGCCGGCAACCGGACGATGGCGGTCGCAGTCGCGATCCGCAACGGGGTCATCTGATGAGCGTCGAGCCGGTCGACCTCGCAAGGCCGACAGTCGGCGCGGACGAGCCGCGTCCGCTGGCCGAAATCTCCCGCCTGGCGCGGATGGCGTCGAGCGGGGTGATCCCGGAAGCGATCCGCCGCTGCCGCCGGCTGTCGTCCAGCTTCGGCGCGTCCGGCTTCGCGCTCTATTTCGCCGGGCGCGGCGTCGGCAAGGCGAGGCTCCTGCCCTGCTTCGACGAAGCCTTTCCCGGCCGCTCGCCGGTCACCTCAGCGCTGATCGCCGAGGGCGCCGATACGCTCAGCCGGCACGCGGGCGCCTCCTGCCTGCCGGGCTCCTGGACCATTCCGGGCGCGACGCGGACGACGAACGATCCGTTCTGCGTCAAGCTTCCCGCGATCCTGCGCGACAGAGCGGGCCTGGTCCTGCCGGTGTCGGCGGACTCGGTCTATTCCGGCGTCTTCGTCTTCACCGGTCCCGAGCTGCGCTTCGACCCGGACGAACTGCTCGACCTGCACCGTCAGTGTTTCGAGATGTTCCTGCGGATCGCCCAACTCAAATCGAGCAGCACGTCGAGCTCATCCTCGATCTCCAAGCGCGAGCTCGAATGCCTGCGGCTGACGGCAGCGGGGCGCACCAGCGAGGACATCGCCCGCATCCTCGGCCTCTCGGTCCACACCGCGAACCAGTATCTGACGTCGGCCGCATCGAAGCTCGACGCAGTGAACCGCACCCATGCCGTCACGAAAGCGATCAGGCTCGGCCTGATCGAATAGCAGTCAGGCGACGCGGCGCTCCGGCGCTGGCGCAACCGTCTTGCGGATGCGCGCCCGCTCCAGCTCGTCCTCGAGCCGGCGAGTGTTGACGCCGGGGTCGGGATCGGGTGCGTCGAAGGAGACGTAGTTGACCTCGATGCCGGCATATTCGTCGGTCATGGTCAGCGAGAAGTAGATCGTGACACCGCTTGGCCGCAATTCGAGATCGAGCACGATCTTGGGCGGCGACGACCATGCGACCTGCGCCTCACCGCCATGGCCGAGCCGCAGCGTGCCCGGCATGAAGTAGAGTTCCGCGGCCGAATCCACGATGTCGGAGATGTTGCCGAACCGCTCCATCCGGATGAAGGCGATATAGTCGATCACGTCGACCATGCGCAGCTCGCTCACCACCTCCTGGATCGCGTTGGCGACCAGAGCTTCCCGCGAGGTCGTATGGGGCTGTCGGATCATGCTGGCCTTGGGCTGGGCGATTTCTTCGCCGCGTTTGCGTAGATGATGCGGATCAGTTCGGCCACAGCCTGGTAGAACTGGGGCGGTATCACACTATCGACCGAAACTTGACTGTACATGGAGCGGGCAAGCGCCACCTCCTCGAACACCGGAATGTTGTGCTCTTTGGCGATCTCGCGGATCTTGAGGGCGACGAGGTCCTGGCCCTTTGCCACCACCACGGGCGCATTGTCCCTGCCCCGCTCGTAGCGCAGCGCGATCGAGAAGTGGGTCGGGTTGGCGATGACGAGCGTCGCCTGCGGCACCGCCGCGATCATGCGATTGCGCGCGCGGTCGCGCTGCAGCGAGCGGATGCGCGCCTTGACGATCGGGTCGCCTTCCTGCTGCTTCAGCTCGTCCTTCACCTCCTGCCGGGTCATGCGCAGGTTGGTCCGCCACTGGAAACGCGACCAGATCAGGTCGGCGGCGGCGATCAGCGCCATGATGAGCGTGATCGTGGTGAGCATGTCGGTGGCAATGTCGAGCATCACCGGCATGAAGGATGTCGGGCTGGTTCCCATGCCGTCGAGAAGACGTGCCGGCGCGTTGCGGAGCGTAAACACCACGAAGGCGCCCGCGAGCACGACCTTGGCGACCGACTTGACGAATTCCGACAGGCCTTGCGCGCCGAACATGCGCTTCCAGCCCTCGATCGGCGAGATGCGGGAGAACTTCGGCGTGATGCGGTCGACGGCGAACTGCGGCGGATGCTGGAGCAGCGCGCCGGCCAGGCCGAAGACCATCATCATCGCGAAGATGACGACCAGCGCCCGGGCGATCTCCATGAACACCATCTGCGACAGGCCGATAGCGTCGGCATTGTTGTCGAGCAGCCAGTCGTTCGGCCTTTCCAGGAAGGTCGCCAGGAATTCGCCGAGCCGTATGGCGGTGCCGTAGGCGAAGAAGAAAACGAAGAGCAGGATCGCGACGAAGGAGGCGAAGAGCGGCGTTTCCTTCGAGAAGGGTGTCTGGCCCTTCTCGACGCTGTCACGGATCTTCTTCTCCGTGGCTTCTTCTGTTTTGCTTTCCTTGTCGTCCGTATCCGCCACGGGAGCGAACTCCGATCAGGTTGACCGCCCCGGCAGGGGCTCGCTCACGGCGCGGCTCAGGCCGCTTCCTGGGTCTGAGGAAGTTGCAGAGCGCCCTCGCCAGACAGGCGGATCGCGGTGGAGGCGATCTGCTTGCGGGCCTTGTTGATGTCGTTGGCGGAGACGTTGCCCGGATCGGCCTTGAGTTCGGCCTCGATCATGCGCCGCGCACGCGCGCCCTGGGCGGAGAGGATCGCTTCCGTCAGTTCCGCGCTCGCATTGCGCAGGGCGAGCGTGACGATATCGGCCGCGATGCCGTCGAACAGCGTGACCCGCGCCTTCTGGTCGAGGAAGACGATGTCCTCGAAGGCGAAGAGCTGCGCGCGGATGGCGTCGAGATTGACCGCGCCGGCCGAGGCGAGATCGTCCATCACCTCGTCGAGCTGCGACTTGTCGAGTTCGTTGAGGACGCTGGCCACCCGCATCTGGGCGCCGGAGGCCGCCTTGCCGGAATCGTCCTCGATCAGGGCGGCGCGGACATGCGCCTCCATCATCGCTACCGCGGCCGGCGAGGCCGGATTGAGCGCCAGCATCCGCTTGACGATCTCGCCGCGCACCGGCTTGTCCAGCACGATCATCACCTGCGCGGCGAAGGACGGCGCGAGCTTGGAGAGCGCGAAGGCGGCGGCCTGCGGATGCTCGTTGGTCAGGAACGCGCCGACGCGGGCGGGTTCGATCTGTTCGAGTTGCGGCCAGACCGGCTTCGGCTCGTCCGTCGCCGTCTCGACCGGTCCGTCATTCATCAGCGCCGTCATTTCCTCGGGCGTCAGCGTCTCGCTGAAGATCGTGCCCATCGTGTCGGCGGAATCCAGCAGGCCCGCTCCCTCGGCGAACTCGGCCTCGAACTCGGCGACGATCCGCTCCAGCTCGGCCTGCGGAATGGTGCGCAGCTCGCGCGCACCGTCCATCAGCGCTCTCAGCTCGTCCTGCTTGAAGAACTTGAGCAGGCGGCCGGCAGCCGGCTTGCCCAGCGCCACGAGGATCGCGGCGGCCTTCTGGGTGCGGGTGAGACTGGGGAGATCGGACGTCGCGGTCATTCTTCGGTCTTAGGACTTCGCCGCCGCGATGATCTCGGTCAGCTTGACGCCGAAGCGCGAAGGGTCGCTCTCCAGCACCGTGATCTCGCCGCGGGCGATCTTGCGCCCGTTGACCACCACGTCCACCGGCTCGCCGATGCGACGGTTGAGCGCGACCGTTGAGCCCTTCTGCAGCGCCAGCAGATCAGACACCGGCATCTCCGCGCCGCCGAGCACGATCTGGACCTCCACGGGAATATTCATGATGATGTTCGGGTTCGAGGCGGGAGCCGCGCCGGGGGCGGCGGCGGTCGCGGCCGGGCGCGCGGCGGCCGGCTGCGCGGGGGCCGCCGGCTCTTCCTTCAGCACGCCGCGAAGCTCCTCGATCGCCTTGGTGAGCTCGTCCTCGCCTTCCGTCAGCGTCTTGGCCGTTGCTTCTTTCATTATCCGTCTCCGTAGCCTCGCGCCGATTTCAGTGCGGCACGAGGTTGTTCATCAGATCCGCTTCGGGATCGAAAGGTTGCTTGACCCGCACGGTGTAGTGACCGCCGAGCCTGCCGAATTCGCAGATGAAGAGCGTCTTGTCCTTCGAGGACAACCGCGTCTCGCCCGGCGCCTCGGCCGGCATCTCCAGCACCTGTCCCTCGACCAGCGACGCCACCTGGCCGAGCGTCAGCGTGCCCATCGATACGGTCGCCTCCACCGCCACCTTCGAGCGCATGACTTCGCCACCGAGGCGCGCCTGCCATTCGCCGGAGCCGGCTTGCAGCGCATCGTCGGAACCACGCGTCGACAGGACGATCCGTTGCGGCATGGTCACGCAGAACAGGCCAGACCCGCCTTCGTTGAAGATGCGGAAGATCAG contains:
- a CDS encoding LuxR C-terminal-related transcriptional regulator, translating into MSVEPVDLARPTVGADEPRPLAEISRLARMASSGVIPEAIRRCRRLSSSFGASGFALYFAGRGVGKARLLPCFDEAFPGRSPVTSALIAEGADTLSRHAGASCLPGSWTIPGATRTTNDPFCVKLPAILRDRAGLVLPVSADSVYSGVFVFTGPELRFDPDELLDLHRQCFEMFLRIAQLKSSSTSSSSSISKRELECLRLTAAGRTSEDIARILGLSVHTANQYLTSAASKLDAVNRTHAVTKAIRLGLIE
- the flhB gene encoding flagellar biosynthesis protein FlhB, yielding MADTDDKESKTEEATEKKIRDSVEKGQTPFSKETPLFASFVAILLFVFFFAYGTAIRLGEFLATFLERPNDWLLDNNADAIGLSQMVFMEIARALVVIFAMMMVFGLAGALLQHPPQFAVDRITPKFSRISPIEGWKRMFGAQGLSEFVKSVAKVVLAGAFVVFTLRNAPARLLDGMGTSPTSFMPVMLDIATDMLTTITLIMALIAAADLIWSRFQWRTNLRMTRQEVKDELKQQEGDPIVKARIRSLQRDRARNRMIAAVPQATLVIANPTHFSIALRYERGRDNAPVVVAKGQDLVALKIREIAKEHNIPVFEEVALARSMYSQVSVDSVIPPQFYQAVAELIRIIYANAAKKSPSPRPA
- a CDS encoding thioesterase family protein, whose translation is MTRPVPSERSAYRTFRTLTTRWMDNDIYGHMNNVVHYSLFDAAVNGWLIENKVLDIHGGDQIGLVVETGCRYFGELAFPDVVTAGIRVAQIGSSSVRYEVGLFRNEEDVAAAEGFFVHVYVDRQTRRPKPLNSPLRAALDTISVA
- a CDS encoding histone deacetylase family protein → MKAFYAAEQKRHDPKAFRTSGGVARNPETPERVERLLAGAKAAGCTVLRPNNHGMGPIAAVHTPEYLDFLEHIHPRWRRVDGAPEEVVPSIHPIARDGTYPASAIGQAGYHMADTSCPISAETWESAQWSAWSAVEAADAVRAGERVAYALCRPPGHHAFADVAGGFCFINNSAVVAQHLRKDAARVAILDVDLHHGNGTQGIFYARPDVLTVSLHVDPVRFYPFFWGHVDERGKDAGLGYNLNLPLPRKTADDGFLEALDAGLKRIRAFAPEALVVALGLDAFEGDPFGGLSVSTPGFAKIAEKIAGLGLPTVIVQEGGYLCDELGDNLTSFLTGFGERQG
- a CDS encoding helix-turn-helix transcriptional regulator, whose amino-acid sequence is MRKSRRGSCAPTGPTTRSRSSGTASIELLYQSPFAASPGETPVAFETAFPERTPRVVDETVALRLIEFGHAEVFLLRLRAGLRRGVCLFSAPVQGMIRREALPKAHLLANYLMSRYCEEVGDAASDPLSERERECLFWVSEGKTTDEIALILGVSGNTVNKYIVSSIQKLSAGNRTMAVAVAIRNGVI
- a CDS encoding flagellar motor switch protein FliG, with the protein product MTATSDLPSLTRTQKAAAILVALGKPAAGRLLKFFKQDELRALMDGARELRTIPQAELERIVAEFEAEFAEGAGLLDSADTMGTIFSETLTPEEMTALMNDGPVETATDEPKPVWPQLEQIEPARVGAFLTNEHPQAAAFALSKLAPSFAAQVMIVLDKPVRGEIVKRMLALNPASPAAVAMMEAHVRAALIEDDSGKAASGAQMRVASVLNELDKSQLDEVMDDLASAGAVNLDAIRAQLFAFEDIVFLDQKARVTLFDGIAADIVTLALRNASAELTEAILSAQGARARRMIEAELKADPGNVSANDINKARKQIASTAIRLSGEGALQLPQTQEAA
- the sugE gene encoding quaternary ammonium compound efflux SMR transporter SugE, with the protein product MHWTYLFFAGLFEIGWAIGLKYTEGFTRPLPTVLTVASMVISLGLLGLALKSLPVGTAYAVWTGIGTIGTAILGIALFAEPATFARLACIGLIAAGIIGLKTVA
- the glpD gene encoding glycerol-3-phosphate dehydrogenase; its protein translation is MSGVVHDIFVIGGGINGCGIARDAVGRGYSVYLAEMNDLASGTSSGSTKLIHGGLRYLEYYEFRLVREALMEREVLWKMAPHIIRPMRFVLPYAKGIRPAWMIRLGLFLYDHIGGRKLLPATRTLDMRTDPAGKPLKPLFSKAFEYSDGWVNDARLVVLNARDAADRGATIRTRAKVTSARRDGGLWRVTVADTRSGATEEVRAKLLVNAAGPWVDNVLSGSVGQNDVHNVRLVQGSHIVVRKKFSDLRAYFFQNRDGRIIFSIPYEDDFTLIGTTDQDYQGDLAKVAITDKEIDYLCAAASEYFAEPVRREDIVWTYSAVRPLYDDGASKAQEATRDYVLKAEGGHGEPPLVNAFGGKITTYRRLAESMLEKIEHFLGKKGRPWTAGAPLPGGDFPATGFDAQVAALSRDYPFLDARLARRLTRLYGTRAKVLLGDARSLADLGRDFGGDLTEAEVRYLIGHEWAQTADDVLWRRTKRGLHMDATQTAALDAWMRAEVPTAA
- a CDS encoding iron-containing alcohol dehydrogenase; the protein is MTPFVFNTTPSIVFEAGSSRRFGEIAGRRLGPKVLVVTDPGLRRLGLADPAIASLEAAGAIVTVFDQVEADPSRATLMKAVEAGRVAGVTGVAGFGGGSSLDVAKLVALLLGSGEDLDGAWGVAQAKGPRLPLALVPTTAGTGSEVTPVSIITVGEEEKRGVSSPVILPDVAILDAELTLGLPAAITAATGVDAMVHAIEAYASKSANNNPLSRMLAKQALQLLGANIETAVFNGEDVAARGAMLLGSMLAGQAFANSPVAAVHALAYPIGGTFHVPHGLSNALVLPHVLRYNAPDAAHLYAEIAADAFPHLAREEGTQGRCAAFIEELAALSKKLGMQTKLREVGIGEEHLAKMASDAMKQQRLLVNNPREVQEADALTIYRAAW
- the fliN gene encoding flagellar motor switch protein FliN; its protein translation is MMKEATAKTLTEGEDELTKAIEELRGVLKEEPAAPAQPAAARPAATAAAPGAAPASNPNIIMNIPVEVQIVLGGAEMPVSDLLALQKGSTVALNRRIGEPVDVVVNGRKIARGEITVLESDPSRFGVKLTEIIAAAKS